A region of the Parasteatoda tepidariorum isolate YZ-2023 chromosome 7, CAS_Ptep_4.0, whole genome shotgun sequence genome:
ttactttttcaatcacttttgaaGTACGAAATTTCGTTAATGatgataaattatcaattaaatgcCTATGATATGAAGGtccgaacattaaaataagggctgccttaaaaatcttttgaaggGACAAGTGCGCAGATGGTGCACCATTTGCAAACACAAACATTCGCTGGTCTGTTGTTCCAACAACCTCTTCATCTCCATCGAAAACATTTggtcttttaaaaacaattctgtcAATCGTGGATCCCCACGATTCACAAATTGCTTCTGAAATGggaatggaaaatataaaagtcataaactttatgaaattgaaaatctcTGAATTTAACAAGTAAACAAAAGGAGTAGAGTGGTTTATCAAagattttaaagtcaaaaattgaaacatacgaaaatttatctaaaaagacGGGTGAAGAATGAGGTGGGAGGAAATGTTCTGCAAGATTGTGAGGGTAAGCTTTCAAACCTTCAGGTCATTATGGTCAACAGAAGAACGTATGAGATTAGCGTTGGGGATTGTTCTGCAAGATTACCGGAGGCAGGTAAACGAGGGTTCGCAGGAAAACGCTGTCACTTATTCACGATACAAATTGTTCTGCAGGACTTCGTTTGTTCTGCGACGTACGTCACAGTTTTAGGCACTTTCTGCTTCTGGGGTCAACAGGAGCACTAGGAGATGTTTCTGTGTCATGAGCTGTGGCGAAATAATCTCCAATTCTAGGCAAGTTCCGGGCAGCAACCCGTGCGAaactagaaagaaaataaacatcatagaaagggaccaactcgaatgGAATAACATTCAGCCACCCCTGGGCAACTATCTacatgtttcttattttaaaaagatttgaaagtttaaaatctatttggcacctttgcgattgtagttggcgcgacaggtcacaatacggaaatatccTCAAGCACTACTCATGCCTTCATAACATTtcgtgcaaaatttttctcgattcttttaatacttttgatgCATCCAATATGGAGGTATTTCCGTATCAAGATCCACCATGTCATTTATTATTACCAAATTGAGTTTAAGCAGAACATTAGTTTGCACCGCCGGTCACAATACGGAAATATCTCCGAGCACTATTCATGCGTTCTTAACATTTTTCgtgtttcttttaatatttttgacgcATCAAATTTGGGGAAATTTCCATATGAAGATCCACCACCCCATTTACTATCGCCATGGGGCTAAATTGAGTTTAAAccgaaaaaattttctaaaaaaacctGTAGAGGTTTGTTCAGGgatggctacgagttataccttttgtgttggtccctttctgtgatgtttattATAGTTTCATGTGTGCCTCCGCCTGGAAGTTGCTAAGATTTGGCGATTTTTCTgtcacagatcacgatacagaaatcTTACCAGagttagaaatgaaaaattattagtatgaAGAACCTGTTTAATACCATTgttggaaaaatattgaatgctataaaaaatttgatttttggtaAACTACAAGCTAGagaaaaatgaaggaaaaaactttctttctttcCCTTAGCTCTAAATAGCCTTCTTTTGTGTtaaggaaactttttttctattaatttacacataacatttgttatttaaataccttagtattaagttacattatttattcctttaattaAAAGAGGTAGAGAGGTTAATTAATGTACTGTTTTAAACCATCCAATAGTTAATtatctgaattttataaaatataattacttttacagATTCGGCAGAGATAATACACGTTCGCCATAGTGAGCATGACAGCACCAAATGTGAATACTATGTCCATTATGATGGTTGTaagtatattgatttttttttcttctttttttgttaacacTAGGACTGGACAATAAATTGATGTATCGCGAAttatcgatttaacgcataaATCAGCAGACCGATATAGCGACTTTCATTTTAGGCGATGCATCAGTAATCTGATTTAAGATAACGCTCGCGGTTTAAGGGGATTCTTGCCTATGCTAGCTCTATCACCTCACTGATGAAGACGGTTTTGATTTCATCTAACTGAGAAGATGTTGATTACATTCAGCTACAAAGATGATGTTCGTTTCGTGATTTTGAATGATGAAGGGCAAGGATCAGCGTTGAAATGTAGAATGTGATGCATAGTTTCTTTCTGTGCCATTTTTGTCCTGGggattttacttttctttagatTCAGTGGAACTTATTTTGCGATTGTTGTGCGTTTTATTTTGACGGGATTTAACAtttcatgtaaattattttctgtgagACTTTTGCTACTTAGCAATCGCTGCACATTAtttcctcacttttttttttctgtctggaTTTAGCATTTCTTGGATTTAATTATTGGATATATATTATCTTGGATcatattattagatttaatgtttcttgtcaattatttttagtagaccTACTGTTACTTGTCAATCACTGTTATCTTAAACTctcattttgaacttaatctattaatgaaaagaaattatgaataatgtaaaataaaaacattgtttattgatttttttaaaagtgatacaatttaatattttatatattttgtatttaagtaatttatactttgttataaaaagttagtttttttttttttaatttagttaatgcacataagtataataatttgatagaatttgattattttttaaaccagtaaTTCTTCAgtccttgttttaaaaaaaattaagacaaatcctggatttatttaatttgcttttatttttgaggaaATTGAAACAGAGTTGgcgttatttcttttttttttaaaaaaatttggctgttagttaaaatgactaaatttttctacttaaatgaaaagtttagcaatgtttaaatgttttttaataatttaacaatagtgctcttaaatatagtatatatatatttttctaaaaattctttcaatacttgttcgctaaataatttgttaagatagtcagtattatttttaaacatttaaatctttagtcgatttcattttaaaaaaagaaaataataataaataaattaacttacatTTATTAGGACCATTTGACCACGCACATTAGTCAATACAACTCTATTATAAGTAATTGAAAAAGGCCTAACGATGTTTCGAAAGCacgttttcagaatttttgttctaattggAACTCATGCCTGTAATATATATAGTATTGTATATTATTGTAACATTGttataatcttttttacttattattttctttagaacatgaaagagtaaaaataaaatttacaaaaaatggtGTTTCAATATcagaattattgtaaaaaagtgtaaacaaataagaaaattatattttagcaattttattataCTGCTTAGAGCATTTATCGTCTGCTAAATTTAGCTAAGAATTATCCTTATCATTCAACACATGCTTAGCCttgcaatattttcaattaactcaacttcagaaaataattcttaattaataaacattcttAACTTCCTATATAGGATACTGTATACACCTAAAAAAGaatgaactaaatttaaagggaaaaatatatgttttctaCTTAACTCAAAGGGCTTACCTGATCCTACAAATACATTAAGaagttcattttatatatacttcatttgtataaataacctaatgtttctttttttatgaattttcacttaaattttccccatttaaacttaaaacacaaaatatatttcaaaataaaacaacgaTTCTTCCAGGTGAGAACGGAAATATTTCTTGGTGCATTTatgtttattctgttttttcaatgttatttttatatcagcaaaaaaataGCCCTactttttgacatattttacaaaaaaaaaaatctaatcatttttatttttcaattttaaactaacaatagcCTAATTAATTGTGCGTAGTtgtacagggttattcataattccctctgtTTACTACAACCTTAtgtttactacaactggctcCAGTGGTACATGTTGCTGccaattaaaacttgaatactttcggaataatttcatatgttcttttttgccatattcgtcttcgtttttttattataacgcttcgaaacccccgagggaattatgaataaccctgtattcaTTTCATAGTTTCTAATTTATGTACCACTGTGTGTCGATAAAATTGATGTCTATTAATGTAGAAAGATAAAAGTCTAGCTAACTTGATAAAGTGAAGAAATCAGctgattaaaattgtttagaaaagcAACATATCCTcgtttttttctctgaattttacctttaaatttctcttattttaggTAATCGCAGGTTAGATGAGTGGGTTGGTTCTGACAGATTTGATTTTTCATCTCACAATAAGGAGCATGAAAAGAATAATCTCAGCCTAGCTCATCAAACTGACCAACCAGATAGAAAAATTACTCGAAACCAAAAGAGAAAACATGATGAAATTAATCATGTTCAAAAGGTATAAACTGtcttataagaattaaatttgatcAATTAGTATTCACTtcaggatattttacttttttcctgtTAATTACATGATGAATACTTTATGTTCAATGTTTGCATTactattgacaaaaaaaaaaaattctgatcaaCTTAAATACTTTGTCTATCTAAATATTCCATCTGAACATGTTTCTAagtctattatttaaaaaaattcctttatatgTCATTTTTATGTTGAGGCATAGGTATAAACTAATTTGTTATGCAGAAAACTGTGGATGTCATTTTGTGATGACACtttaataattcctttttttactcattttttaaatacattcaaaacaatttatttaaaaaataggagttcatcaatttttttcaaataacatagactaatttttaatagtgttatttttttccatatgtacacagaataaaattgttaactttctttatgttaatacaattttataagaaaaagtgttcaattttatagttttttaaatttgaaaaagaggATTTGTTAAAAGGAGTAATCTTTAACaacttattcttatttataaaaaatattgaacagttTCAAGTTTCTCTAcacataaatgaatttaatatttatttttatatggtcTTATCTGTCTTATTAATGCACATTATTcttaaattctatattaatctcatattagttaataatatgtataatagactatttaccttttatatatttagttatattacttctgcttacaattttattaactaaaaaggATAAACGAAGAATGTCTaggatttcaataaaattatttaaattagtggtttaaatcacgattttaattacttaatttttaaaaaggaaccATTGATTCAAAACAGCAAAgtttcataatataataataataattaagttattttaccCCACTCTATTGTAAGTAAGGAGAACagaaaatttaatctttctaaaatatttttttttaaattctcatatttttttatattaagtttctgctaataaaaaaataactatttttttaaacagttcaaATATCAGTGATACAAATATATAGCTGACAGGTATTAGGTGTTTTCCTcaaatcttgtatttttatttttactgacaaaattcctttttttttttcgacattaGAGGGGGGggttgtattatatatatatatagttgatttttaaaatgtcaaattttttagcttaattgttattaatgttataaaatttgtaagatttcatctaaaagaaaaattgaatgcTTACATTTGCTATTATTGTCTACTTATGCATTCACAGAATTATCttatgttagaaatatttttataaaagaaactatgaaagaaactatttaaaatcaagACTCTGTTAGTTTTGTAGGTGGAAAGAATAGTTCACAAATAGTAGGAATAGTTGAAATGCTAATGCATttctaaaagagaaataattacataagttattttttagtacGAAAAGATTTAGCTCTATATAACTCTatcctaaattaatatttttgtttattttgaatatgctttttttaaccttctaattcaaagttaaaatagcaataaacttttttcgcCTCTTAGACTTATGCTGAAATGGATCCTACAACAGCTGCTTTAGAAAAAGAACATGAAGCAGTAAGTTACAAGTCCCTTGTCATGATTATGTTTTCCATATTGttatcattgaaaaagttttatcttttctgTTAATggtattttgagttttaattaatcctggatttttaattgtatttttgttttaattttaaaaaagtgactgGATCATTgtcaaattaatgaaatgtgaTACAGTGCAACGTCTCATACCCAGACCTCCCTTTTCCCGAAGGATCGATTTCCTGGActctttttaacaatcaaaataaacaaacatctctTCATCTTcccctttctttaaaaaaaaagaagaaaaaaaaggtcttTTGACACGTTTTCTCTTCTAGCTTGCACTGAACCCCTGATTTATGCATTGAACCCATAAATCACAAAGGGAAAGAAGAGAAGATCTACCAAGACCATTGAGTGACCTTTAGCAATGCTCCTACTCTGTAATGCAGGAAAAGagggagatttgttttcaaaagaccACAACTGCGTCCCCTCCCCTCTCTTTTCCTATGCAGCTGGctagtaaaagaggcatttcctggaaaatttttattgaaagaaaagggTAAACACTGCAAGCATAAACATGGAGGGGGAGTCAAAATGGAACATTTGATTAGGTCTAAAAGGATACATGTCCTTGAGAAGCATTCATTCTTCCCCTGACCATGTAATATTTAGGAGGCGGGGGGGAAAGGGGATAGCATTCTTTCTTTAGCAGATTCTTTCAGtcatacaagaaaaaataaagagaaccccATCAGCATGCCCCAcctttatgcttgattgatagccaataattggagagaaaacaataatttgtcaCTTCCCCACCCTCAACTTGAATGATCTCCTCTCtacacttattttctttcacaaataaggaggaaatgaatttttctcctcCACCTACCCATCTTAATGAATGACGGGAATTTCCCTTTCTTGCTGGAatcattctagttaaaaatggcggattattattttcataactgtcaatttttttttcattatctatattttaagcaataatttttttccctaatatttcatatttgattgATTGGATAATCTAATACTAGAACATTattccccttaaaaataatgtttatttatttttgcttcttagatttaaatcattttaagctttgttccaAAATGAAGTGAATTACCCCTTCCTGCTTGAatcgttctagttcaaaatggcagattaatattttcataacagtcaaattttttcattttctatatttttagcaataatattttattttctaatacatattttatgtttgattgattagatattctaatactaaaacattattccccttaaaaataatgtttatttatgttttgcttcttagattcagattgtttattagatcattttaagctttgtttaccttgggggacaattatacggaaaaatctattatacGGACATCTGGAAGTCCCACCGATTCCAGATATGCGACTTTACACTGTAATATGTAACTagatgaaattcaataaatttaatttacttggtGCATGGTAATCGTAAAAAGAAAGTATGTGAATAATATCCTAAATCTTAGAAACCTAAGTCTGAAAAATTCTATGTAGTTTTTTTGGTTTTAGCTTTgtcaaacttattaaaaaaagtttatttgaaatgtattacttaattgattatttgtattattccttataaattagttttgaaattcagctgtacttatttattatcattgttTATATGCATTCTGTCTCAATCTTTTCTCAAcctaaatctaaaaattttatgtagtttttttggTTTTAGCTTTGtcaaactcataaaaaaaaattttttaaatatattgcttaaTTGATTATTCGTATTATTccttataaattagttttgaaattcagCTGTACTTCTTCATTATCATTGTTTTGATACATTCTGTCTCAATCTTTTCACTTTGTTAGGCTATTTAAGACAGCGAAACAttcaaataagttaaattatatgtttgtcAATCTGCAAACCTATtgagttaagatttttttatacatgaaaatgttttaattttctttattttaaaaaaatttaaagggacAGATTTTGCTAAGCTTGTCTGAGGTCTTTTCAAAATGGTTAATAAAATGCTTGGAATTTTTCCTGATCAATACAGCAACaacaccaaaaaaaatattgacatacTGACATTTTACAAATGACTGAAACAttctaataattactaaaaggGTTAAAATTTACGTTGAAgaaataaactacaaaaatcatcattatgaaaagattttagcatagtaaaaaaattgatgttcAGTAGAAGGTATTTTTTAGTTCTCTGCTCATATTCACTCATCTCATTTTGAACAAACTCTATATAATGAATCTATACTTTTAAATCAAGGAAAAAgaatagctatttttttctaaaaaaaaaattttattttattctatgccaagttttgatacttattttttttaatttagtttagttaatGAATATTGCTCCTCATTTTTAGTTATGTAGTTATTTAGACATCacattaattttactgaaacattTTACACCATTAGATTTCACAGTTGGAATCCCTTCTCTTAAGTGAACATTTATCATAGTTCTGAGAGTGTCCACTTTATGTAGATTTATGTAAAAACTTATGTATgataaatcaatgatttaataaatcaataaacacATGACTgagtacagaaataaaattaatacaacgttaaacatttgaaaatgtaattttttttcctaagtgGGATAATAGATATTAGCCAATCTTAAGATATTTGCAgctaatcttaaaataattacatctttaaaaaaaaataatttgtattttttaatacgaAGAATAATCTTTTCtaacataataataacttttattccatagataacaaaagtaaaatatattgacCGAATTCAATTTGGGAAGTATGAGATTGATACTTGGTATTTTTCACCATATCCTGAAGAATATGGAAAAGTTCCTAAATTATGGATTTGTGAATATTGCCTAAAATATATGAGACTTGAAAAAACATATAGATATCACCAAGTAAGTAGggttttttttaagctatttatatatatatataataggattgttttcttattaagcttttaaaaaatatgtgtcaTTTATAGTTAATAGCAACATAAAAACACAAGTTGCATTCTCTgtagaacaataaatttttatattctgtatacaataatttttagttgtaatatagattttaaaaaaagttttattcctgTATTATGTATAACAATAgtataattgtaatataaaccttgttttataaaattaaaaacagtttattagaataaaagttgacatttaaatattgaatatatgttttttaattggaagtgtaaaatttaagacaattttgtacaaaatgtgTGTCTGTTGAAGGATgtgaaaaattatgataaatctGATTTTTCGATATTACAAAGATGATTGTAAAATAACgcaaaaaataatgtacaaagTTTATTTGGACAATTCTGTTATTTATCAATAAGCAAATACACTTTTATTGTTacatactaaaaaattaatattattggtGTGAATGCATTCTGAGGTAGACCAGtgactttctttaaaaaaatagtttattcagATGCCTTGGTTTTAAAGGAAATCCTGCATCTTAAATAGCAGTGAATTCATAGAAAGTGCTTGTcacaaatttttcctttatttaagaaaaatattttggaattctaataaataaattttttttaaggtattatATTTGTTCTCCTTCTgaggacataaaaaaaattttattcatacataGATTCTAATGATCTgcgttatattaaaaaagtgatgtataaaaaattattcaggtaaaccattaaaattcgttgaatttttcaaagctttcacaatttttttatactatattgccttttaagttatgaaaaatagattgcagtaataagaaaaaatgtcttttctaacttaaaaaacaACCCTGGTGATATTGTATAGTATGGTGTAAGATCAATATAACAAGTATTGCATGTTACAAGAAGTCTgctattacaataattttctaagTCACTGACAAAATGCAAATGGGAAagctacaaaaattttatatttgtaatgagttaaaaattgcttatcTCTCTCTATTGGGACAAAcatcttttgaaagaaatactttttcttctgTTTAAGTGACGAATGTTATGcagaaaaatgaacaaaaaaaccatctttatttatttctggtaTCAATGCAGAAAAGTGAAAAACTGGTgtcatttcactttattttatgtttacaattTCAACCTTTTTATATGTTCCTCcctccaaaaaaattttgctatttttgggAAACTTGttgctcattttgaaaaatatatgccTTTTTGTTGATGACATATCTACTATACCATATATTTCCACAATGACCACATACTTCCCTTCTTGACAGATTACCACTTAATTCTGAATGTTGAGTTTAATAGTTATCATTGATAACAAAAGCTGCTGTacttcattttcagtttttagattttacattgctattttcatgaaatatgtGTATTTGCTTATAACGACAAATCTATTTGCTGCTGTGAATTGTTGTTATGTCAGGCTTTTACTGTATATGCACATTATCAatcatatcatttttttttttttttgcaaaaaaatataatacattgttTATTGATTACTATtagcattttattcttttattttacaatttattagtgaattctagtttttatggaaaaaaatatattataattgtgtTTCATCAATGACCTTTGAATTtgctaatattataattaatgatagaatttttttctatttttttctatttttttttttagttttttttttttgtattNttttttttttttttttttttttttttttttttttttttttaaattactgaatcCTGAAATTGTTTGATAtgagttttgaataataaaatgacttacatttttttcttctttaataacTGCAGCTTTTgcatcaatatttatttgtttcacttacatgctatttttaaaattttgtgcactgtatattttgcaaataataccatttttaataagtttttttagcaACTCttgttatttaatgattgacCCAGTCAATGCTGATTATCTCTAGAAACATATAATCACTTTTATCTgcccaatttttaatataattttatgcctgtaattatgatgattttttaaataattaattgctcCCAGAAAAAGAATGTGTGAACttgatatttaagaatttgcttcctaaactattttaaattttattttgtaatttatttatttttttcattttgaaagggTGAATGTACTATGAGACAGCCTCCTGGTAAAGAAATATACCGCAAAGGTGTTTTGTCAGTATATGAAGTGGATGGAAAAGATCACAAGGTATACTcgtaatttatttgtaatattctgactaattacttcattaaatatttaaaaattactaacgAGCACTTGActttatgtattataataatggcaaaataattgtttttatttttctatctttcaatacaaatttactttaacCATTTTCCTCTCTTTTAGCTATATTGTCAATGTTTATGCTTAATGGCGAAACTTTTTCTTGATCACAAGACATTATACTTTGATGTGgagccttttttattttatgttctaacAGAGTTAGATAAACATGGAGCTCACATTGTGGgctatttttctaaagaaaaagaatctcCAGATGGAAATAATGTTGCTTGCATTCTAACTCTTCCTCCCCATCAGAGAAAAGGGTTTGGAAAATTCCTTATTGCTTTCAGTAAGTAATTTGCaatgtttgttttattgtttcggtcttaaaaaatttttttgatgtacaccgaagagccattacattatgaccaccctccactTATAAAAATGGTCtcggttttcatggtttctcgcccaggaacaatgttttcatggggcacattaggacccataatcctcatagaacaatccctgatgTCTGTAAGCTACTTAAGCATcattgcagaccaggttcatccattcatggcaacagtttttcctgcgagggatggtgtttacctacaggataatgcaccatgtcataagggtcgaatagtcaaggaacattccagtgactttcaagtcatgtcttggcccccaaattcacctgaccttaatccaatagagcatttgtggtcctacttggaaaaccaaattcgtgctgccacgacgctaccccctcgcaatgtgagggaattgcaggaccagttggcgAGTGCTAGGTACCaaatacctcagactacctatcagcaccttgtggaatcaatgccacagcgggtgctag
Encoded here:
- the LOC107439338 gene encoding histone acetyltransferase KAT8 isoform X1, which codes for MDNNETDKKIDRPNSSASQKENLAQNEQNKNNEHQLKVGDHYSVRRSDDTWHSAEIIHVRHSEHDSTKCEYYVHYDGCNRRLDEWVGSDRFDFSSHNKEHEKNNLSLAHQTDQPDRKITRNQKRKHDEINHVQKTYAEMDPTTAALEKEHEAITKVKYIDRIQFGKYEIDTWYFSPYPEEYGKVPKLWICEYCLKYMRLEKTYRYHQGECTMRQPPGKEIYRKGVLSVYEVDGKDHKLYCQCLCLMAKLFLDHKTLYFDVEPFLFYVLTELDKHGAHIVGYFSKEKESPDGNNVACILTLPPHQRKGFGKFLIAFSYELSKKEHAVGSPEKPLSDLGKLSYRSYWSWVILEILKNYKGALSVRELSMMTSITHCDIISTLQSLNMVKYWRGQHVICVTPKLVEEQLHKLYCRRPKITVDTSLLRWAPPKKQLKTLKK
- the LOC107439338 gene encoding histone acetyltransferase KAT8 isoform X2, translated to MDNNETDKKIDRPNSSASQKENLAQNEQNKNNEHQLKVGDHYSVRRSDDTWHSAEIIHVRHSEHDSTKCEYYVHYDGCNRRLDEWVGSDRFDFSSHNKEHEKNNLSLAHQTDQPDRKITRNQKRKHDEINHVQKTYAEMDPTTAALEKEHEAITKVKYIDRIQFGKYEIDTWYFSPYPEEYGKVPKLWICEYCLKYMRLEKTYRYHQGECTMRQPPGKEIYRKGVLSVYEVDGKDHKLYCQCLCLMAKLFLDHKTLYFDVEPFLFYVLTELDKHGAHIVGYFSKEKESPDGNNVACILTLPPHQRKGFGKFLIAFSYELSKKEHAVGSPEKPLSDLGKLSYRSYWSWVILEILKNYKGALSVRELRFPLYLIISISSPIINYILVAFHSYAFILNNKNAKYIVKFSF
- the LOC107439338 gene encoding histone acetyltransferase KAT8 isoform X3, encoding MDNNETDKKIDRPNSSASQKENLAQNEQNKNNEHQLKVGDHYSVRRSDDTWHSAEIIHVRHSEHDSTKCEYYVHYDGCNRRLDEWVGSDRFDFSSHNKEHEKNNLSLAHQTDQPDRKITRNQKRKHDEINHVQKTYAEMDPTTAALEKEHEAITKVKYIDRIQFGKYEIDTWYFSPYPEEYGKVPKLWICEYCLKYMRLEKTYRYHQGECTMRQPPGKEIYRKGVLSVYEVDGKDHKLYCQCLCLMAKLFLDHKTLYFDVEPFLFYVLTELDKHGAHIVGYFSKEKESPDGNNVACILTLPPHQRKGFGKFLIAFSYELSKKEHAVGSPEKPLSDLGKLSYRSYWSWVILEILKNYKGALSVRELS